Proteins encoded in a region of the Verrucomicrobiota bacterium genome:
- a CDS encoding energy-coupling factor ABC transporter permease, with product MHIPDGFLDGKTAVAGTVISAGALALAMRQIRRRLTPARVPLIGLAAAFVFAAQMLNFPVYGGTSGHLIGATLAAVLLGPSAAMLVLSAVLILQCLLFNDGGVTALGANIFNMAILATGTGYGVYLAVRRIAGSSLRVQLLATAFAAWVSTVAAAIGCAGQLALSGTVAWNLALPAMTLVHLVIGIGEAFITTLVVAAIARTRPELLSESSQPNLQPQAGELVTHGLLISLGLAIFVAPMACSWPDGLEAIATRLGFEHKAAAPLFAAPLPDYVIPGLHSATVGTAIAGALGTIVAFALAYLLARWLTPAKPHTAS from the coding sequence ATGCATATTCCAGATGGATTTTTGGATGGTAAAACGGCGGTGGCCGGCACGGTCATTTCCGCCGGGGCGCTGGCTTTGGCGATGCGGCAAATCCGGCGGCGGCTGACACCGGCACGCGTGCCCTTGATCGGGTTGGCGGCGGCGTTCGTGTTCGCGGCGCAAATGCTTAATTTTCCGGTGTACGGGGGCACCTCCGGGCATCTGATCGGGGCCACGCTGGCCGCCGTGCTCCTGGGGCCAAGCGCCGCCATGCTGGTGCTCAGCGCCGTCCTGATCCTGCAATGCCTGCTGTTCAATGACGGTGGGGTGACCGCCCTTGGGGCGAACATTTTCAACATGGCGATCCTGGCCACCGGCACCGGATATGGCGTGTATCTGGCCGTGCGGCGCATCGCGGGTTCTAGTTTGCGCGTCCAATTGTTGGCGACCGCGTTCGCCGCCTGGGTTTCGACGGTGGCCGCCGCCATTGGTTGCGCGGGGCAACTCGCGCTATCCGGCACGGTCGCCTGGAATCTAGCGCTGCCGGCGATGACGTTGGTTCACCTGGTGATTGGCATCGGGGAGGCGTTCATCACCACTTTGGTGGTGGCGGCCATCGCCCGCACGCGACCGGAGTTGCTCTCCGAGTCTTCCCAGCCAAACCTGCAACCGCAGGCCGGCGAATTGGTAACGCATGGTTTGCTGATCTCCCTGGGGTTAGCCATCTTCGTTGCCCCAATGGCCTGCTCCTGGCCGGATGGATTGGAGGCCATCGCCACACGTCTTGGCTTTGAGCATAAAGCCGCCGCACCGTTATTTGCCGCGCCGCTGCCAGACTATGTGATTCCCGGCTTGCACTCGGCCACCGTGGGCACAGCGATTGCCGGTGCGCTGGGCACCATTGTGGCATTCGCCTTGGCCTATTTGTTGGCGCGCTGGCTGACCCCGGCAAAACCACACACCGCTTCATAA
- a CDS encoding peroxiredoxin, with product MMLGLTVMSLSATDLPKVGTPAPAIAGLDQDGKAWTLEAQRNKKAVLLYFYPKDNTPGCTKQACGLRDRLEELKKAEVEVVGVSFDNADSHKKFIANQHLNFTLLADTDGKIADGYGTRIFGVNMARRVSFLIGKDGLIKHVTDTSKAEVHLEEMKVAVAKLK from the coding sequence ATGATGCTCGGACTGACGGTCATGTCGCTTTCCGCAACCGACCTGCCCAAAGTCGGCACGCCAGCGCCTGCCATCGCCGGTTTGGATCAGGACGGCAAGGCTTGGACCCTGGAAGCGCAACGCAACAAAAAGGCTGTGCTGCTTTATTTCTATCCCAAGGACAACACCCCCGGTTGCACCAAACAGGCGTGCGGTTTGCGTGATCGTCTGGAAGAGTTAAAGAAAGCCGAAGTGGAAGTCGTGGGTGTCAGCTTTGACAACGCGGACAGCCATAAGAAGTTTATCGCTAACCAGCATTTGAATTTTACATTACTTGCCGATACGGACGGGAAGATCGCCGACGGCTATGGCACACGCATTTTCGGTGTAAACATGGCGCGCCGCGTGAGTTTCCTGATTGGCAAGGACGGACTAATCAAGCATGTGACGGATACCTCAAAAGCCGAGGTTCACCTTGAGGAAATGAAGGTGGCCGTCGCCAAGTTGAAATAA
- a CDS encoding AI-2E family transporter, producing MMMTTLKRNSYLFLAATFILAGWLGLGTPLVTVLFSYFVLCKLHVFNRNWMTVTLFVVLVSVICLALGYVLDQAVRTLPLVMERAVPQVIQVAKSHNLELPFSDWDSLKSYTQIMMKGEMDHVTDAAKIATKQFVFLIIGFVIAISLFLNSAKMLHLPEHEGEENLYVAFYSEIADRFRSLYQSFATVMGAQLLISTINTTLTSIFVIWIALPHAVVVIGVTFLCGMLPIVGNLISNTVIVGIALTVSPELAVWALAFLIVLHKLEYFLNSKIIGNQIKNPVWLTLIALILGERLMGITGMILAPVILHFIRIEASQVKLKA from the coding sequence ATGATGATGACGACACTCAAACGCAATTCGTATCTATTCCTTGCGGCAACCTTCATTTTGGCGGGTTGGCTGGGATTAGGGACTCCTTTGGTGACGGTTCTGTTTTCGTATTTCGTGCTGTGCAAACTGCACGTTTTTAACCGCAATTGGATGACGGTGACGTTGTTTGTGGTGTTGGTGTCCGTCATCTGCCTTGCCTTGGGTTATGTTCTGGACCAAGCCGTTAGAACCCTTCCGCTAGTAATGGAGCGCGCCGTGCCACAGGTGATCCAGGTGGCCAAAAGTCATAACTTGGAATTACCGTTTTCCGATTGGGACAGCCTGAAATCATACACCCAAATCATGATGAAAGGGGAGATGGACCATGTGACCGATGCGGCTAAAATTGCTACTAAACAATTCGTCTTTTTGATCATTGGTTTCGTGATCGCCATCAGTTTGTTTCTTAACTCGGCCAAAATGCTGCATCTGCCTGAGCACGAAGGGGAAGAAAATCTGTATGTGGCTTTTTACTCGGAAATTGCCGACCGGTTTCGCTCCCTCTACCAGTCGTTTGCCACGGTCATGGGCGCCCAGTTGTTGATTTCCACCATTAATACGACCCTGACTTCGATCTTTGTGATTTGGATTGCCTTGCCCCACGCCGTGGTCGTCATTGGGGTCACGTTCCTTTGCGGCATGTTGCCGATTGTGGGGAATCTGATTAGCAACACCGTCATTGTTGGCATTGCACTGACGGTGTCGCCGGAATTGGCCGTGTGGGCGCTGGCGTTTTTGATCGTGCTGCACAAGCTGGAGTATTTCTTGAACAGCAAAATCATCGGTAATCAGATCAAGAACCCGGTGTGGTTGACCTTGATTGCGCTGATTCTGGGGGAACGTTTGATGGGTATCACCGGAATGATCCTCGCCCCGGTCATTTTACACTTTATCCGGATTGAAGCCTCGCAGGTTAAACTCAAAGCGTGA
- a CDS encoding ABC-F family ATP-binding cassette domain-containing protein: MSTIINATGISVRYNDQLLLDGATLTLEDSDRVGMVGRNGCGKSTFLRILAGLQAPDTGEVTRRRDLVVGYLPQKFELDLTLTVRENIRGGAQHVLDLIHEFESLPATSRKHAELEQRIQTLDGWGLDHRIETAMAHLNCPSNEQRMDTLSGGELRRVALCRAIISRPDLLILDEPTNHLDTESIEWVADFLEEYPAAFLLVTHDRYFLDRVTNRMVELSNGTFYSHAGNYTEYLLAKAERDAAMEVIEHKRQMFLKRELEWVRRGPMAQRSKAKNRFERYYDVAAQGPPALDGTVDLVIPPPPPLGNRVAELVKVGMELGGKRLFANLNLTFAANQRMGITGRNGLGKTTLLKIILGQLEPTEGSVKLGQLTRFNYVDQGRLQLNEERTVLEEVSDGTEFVLWGETRISLRAYLKRFLFSDERIASQVKHLSGGERSRLLLARILKMGGNFLILDEPTNDLDLATLRVLEEALVAFPGVVMVVSHDRYFLNRVCTDILAFEGDAQVTHSVGDYDYYAEKRRRQLQETSANRSKAAPATHGWTAEAAEARKKPTPNRPRKLSFKETRELEGIEAVILAAEENVSRIEALFLETDFHRKYGQRMEELNAELAADKARITQLYERWQELEAIRAGAAPAE, from the coding sequence ATGTCCACGATCATCAATGCCACTGGAATCTCTGTTCGCTATAACGACCAGCTTTTGCTGGACGGCGCGACGCTGACGCTGGAGGACTCGGACCGGGTGGGCATGGTAGGCCGCAACGGTTGCGGGAAGTCCACCTTCCTGCGCATCCTGGCCGGATTGCAAGCGCCGGATACTGGAGAAGTGACGCGCCGGCGCGATCTGGTGGTGGGGTATCTGCCACAGAAATTTGAGTTGGACCTGACCTTGACGGTGCGGGAGAACATTCGTGGCGGGGCGCAGCATGTGCTGGATTTGATTCACGAATTCGAGTCGTTGCCCGCCACGTCGCGCAAACACGCCGAGCTGGAACAACGCATCCAGACGCTGGACGGCTGGGGGTTGGATCACCGCATTGAGACCGCCATGGCGCATCTGAATTGCCCCAGCAACGAACAGCGCATGGACACCTTGTCCGGCGGGGAACTGCGGCGCGTGGCATTATGCCGCGCCATTATTTCCCGCCCGGACCTGTTGATCCTGGACGAGCCGACCAACCATCTCGATACGGAATCCATTGAATGGGTGGCGGACTTTCTGGAGGAATACCCCGCCGCCTTCCTGCTCGTGACGCATGATCGTTATTTTCTGGACCGCGTCACCAACCGCATGGTGGAACTGTCCAATGGCACGTTCTATTCCCATGCCGGTAATTATACCGAGTACCTCTTGGCCAAGGCAGAGCGCGACGCGGCGATGGAGGTCATCGAGCATAAACGCCAGATGTTTCTGAAGCGTGAACTCGAATGGGTGCGGCGCGGCCCCATGGCGCAACGGTCCAAAGCCAAAAATCGGTTCGAGCGCTATTATGATGTCGCCGCCCAGGGACCGCCGGCGTTGGATGGCACCGTGGATTTGGTGATCCCCCCCCCGCCGCCGCTTGGCAATCGCGTCGCCGAATTGGTGAAGGTGGGCATGGAACTGGGCGGGAAACGGCTGTTCGCCAACTTGAACCTGACCTTTGCCGCCAATCAGCGCATGGGCATCACCGGGCGCAACGGCTTGGGCAAAACCACGCTGCTCAAAATCATTTTGGGCCAACTTGAGCCGACCGAAGGCTCGGTCAAACTTGGGCAACTCACGCGCTTTAATTACGTGGATCAGGGCCGGTTGCAATTGAACGAGGAACGCACCGTCCTCGAAGAAGTCAGCGACGGCACCGAATTCGTGCTCTGGGGGGAAACCCGCATTTCGTTGCGCGCATACCTGAAACGATTCCTGTTCAGCGACGAACGCATCGCCTCCCAGGTGAAACACCTCAGCGGCGGCGAGCGCAGCCGCCTGCTCCTGGCGCGCATCCTGAAGATGGGCGGAAACTTCCTGATTCTCGACGAGCCCACGAACGACCTGGACTTGGCCACGCTCCGCGTGTTGGAAGAGGCGCTGGTGGCGTTTCCGGGTGTCGTGATGGTCGTCAGCCACGACCGCTATTTTCTCAACCGCGTTTGCACCGACATCCTCGCCTTTGAAGGCGACGCCCAGGTGACCCATAGTGTCGGCGATTACGATTATTACGCGGAGAAGCGCCGCCGCCAATTGCAGGAAACGTCCGCAAATCGCAGTAAAGCCGCTCCGGCAACGCACGGTTGGACGGCAGAAGCCGCAGAGGCGCGGAAAAAGCCGACCCCCAATCGTCCGCGCAAATTATCCTTTAAGGAGACGCGTGAATTGGAGGGCATTGAGGCGGTGATTCTGGCGGCGGAAGAAAATGTGTCCCGTATCGAGGCGCTCTTCCTGGAAACGGATTTCCACCGCAAATACGGGCAGCGCATGGAGGAGCTGAACGCGGAACTCGCGGCGGACAAAGCCCGCATCACCCAACTCTACGAACGCTGGCAGGAACTGGAAGCCATTCGGGCCGGGGCTGCGCCTGCGGAATAA
- a CDS encoding DEAD/DEAH box helicase — MGFTQLKLSAQAMEGVKAMGYTEPTPIQLRTIPLILTGQDVIGSAQTGTGKTAAFALPIITKLGHHETRTRVLVLEPTRELAAQVETAFRDLARFTDLTVTVVYGGVGYGRQRDELAKGTDIIVATPGRLLDHIRQGQCHLDAVQYAVLDEADRMLDMGFLPDVRTILEKCPRARHTSLFSATIPPAIETLISWAMKDPQTVEIGARRTPAETVKHVIYPVSDYQKSDLLQALLDRVNYDSVIIFCRTKDRADRIASFLKKNQHAVAVLHSNRTQREREEALNGFRAGRFEVLVATDIAARGLDIANVSHVINFDVPQHPEDYVHRIGRTGRAEASGDAFTLMVAEDTMHVSAIERFIGRSIERVKLENFDYRYTALFEAGKTEGPSIGGARAVRVRGGYFCAPAKRRR; from the coding sequence ATGGGATTTACTCAGTTAAAACTTTCGGCGCAGGCAATGGAAGGTGTGAAGGCCATGGGGTACACGGAACCGACCCCAATCCAGTTGCGGACGATTCCTTTGATTTTGACGGGCCAGGATGTCATTGGCAGCGCGCAGACTGGCACCGGCAAGACGGCGGCCTTTGCACTGCCGATCATTACCAAGTTGGGCCATCACGAAACCCGTACCCGGGTGCTGGTGCTGGAACCGACGCGGGAACTTGCCGCCCAAGTGGAAACGGCGTTCCGGGACTTGGCGCGCTTTACCGATTTGACTGTCACCGTTGTTTACGGCGGCGTGGGTTACGGGCGGCAACGCGACGAGTTGGCCAAAGGCACGGATATCATTGTGGCCACCCCGGGGCGGCTGCTGGATCATATTCGCCAGGGGCAATGCCATCTGGACGCGGTGCAATACGCCGTGTTGGATGAAGCGGATCGGATGTTGGACATGGGCTTTCTGCCGGATGTGCGGACCATCTTGGAAAAATGCCCGCGCGCGCGGCATACCTCGCTATTCTCCGCCACGATCCCGCCCGCAATCGAGACCCTGATCTCGTGGGCGATGAAGGACCCGCAGACCGTCGAGATTGGCGCGCGCCGCACCCCGGCGGAGACCGTCAAACACGTCATCTACCCGGTGAGCGATTATCAAAAATCCGATTTGCTCCAGGCGCTGCTGGATCGCGTGAATTACGATTCCGTCATCATTTTCTGCCGCACCAAGGACCGCGCGGATCGCATTGCGAGTTTTCTGAAGAAGAATCAGCACGCCGTGGCGGTGCTGCATTCCAACCGCACCCAGCGCGAGCGGGAGGAAGCCTTGAACGGTTTTCGCGCCGGACGCTTCGAGGTGTTGGTGGCGACGGATATTGCGGCGCGGGGTTTGGACATCGCCAATGTCAGTCATGTCATTAATTTCGACGTGCCCCAGCATCCGGAGGATTACGTTCACCGCATTGGGCGCACGGGACGCGCCGAGGCCAGCGGGGATGCATTTACCTTGATGGTGGCCGAAGATACCATGCATGTCTCCGCCATTGAACGGTTTATTGGTCGCTCCATCGAACGGGTCAAACTGGAGAATTTTGACTACCGTTATACGGCGTTGTTTGAAGCGGGTAAAACCGAGGGGCCTTCCATCGGTGGCGCGCGGGCGGTGCGGGTGCGGGGCGGCTATTTCTGCGCCCCTGCAAAGCGAAGGCGATAG
- a CDS encoding rhodanese-like domain-containing protein, translated as MKTLKMFSWLTTLMGALSGCSAADSAAIKRAGPDEFAQLMAGDKVVVLDVRTPGEFKGGHVKGAVNVDYLGTEFESKATALDKTKTYLVYCAAGVRSAKACNKLVKLGFGSLVDLKGGYGAWQGAGKPVE; from the coding sequence ATGAAAACACTGAAAATGTTTAGCTGGCTGACGACCTTAATGGGCGCATTGAGCGGGTGTTCCGCTGCGGATTCCGCCGCCATCAAACGGGCGGGGCCAGACGAATTTGCGCAACTCATGGCTGGCGACAAAGTGGTGGTGTTGGATGTGCGCACACCGGGGGAATTCAAGGGTGGCCACGTCAAAGGAGCGGTAAACGTGGATTATCTTGGCACCGAATTTGAATCGAAAGCCACCGCGTTGGATAAAACGAAGACTTACCTGGTCTATTGTGCCGCCGGGGTGCGCAGCGCCAAAGCCTGCAATAAACTCGTCAAGTTGGGATTCGGCAGCCTGGTGGATCTCAAAGGCGGCTATGGTGCCTGGCAGGGTGCCGGAAAACCGGTGGAATGA
- the cbiQ gene encoding cobalt ECF transporter T component CbiQ, translating into MHFHPSSPSPAHGGLPATVKLIAALFYVIAVALAPRTRWDISAGAAVALLLAGLWTRAPWQTVFKRLCVAESFILGIALLSLFQPNGGLIFASMLVKSTLCLGCMILLSLSTPFSQLLGALRTLRVPALLVTTLALTHRYVFVLLEEMHRMQRARQCRTFTPKRWLLWHALSTVIAQLFVRSSERAERIYNAMQARGWKT; encoded by the coding sequence GTGCATTTTCACCCGTCATCTCCTTCTCCCGCGCACGGCGGTTTGCCCGCCACAGTCAAACTGATTGCCGCACTGTTTTATGTCATCGCCGTGGCGTTGGCTCCCCGGACACGTTGGGACATTTCGGCTGGCGCGGCCGTGGCCTTGTTGTTGGCCGGGCTGTGGACCCGCGCTCCATGGCAGACTGTGTTCAAGCGGCTATGTGTGGCCGAATCCTTCATTCTGGGAATCGCCCTCTTATCCCTGTTTCAACCGAATGGCGGTTTAATCTTCGCCTCCATGCTGGTGAAAAGCACCCTCTGCCTGGGCTGCATGATTCTGCTTTCCCTGAGCACGCCTTTTTCCCAACTGCTCGGCGCGTTGCGCACCTTGCGGGTTCCCGCCCTGTTGGTCACCACGCTGGCGCTGACGCACCGGTACGTGTTTGTGTTGTTGGAGGAAATGCACCGGATGCAGCGGGCGCGACAATGCCGGACCTTTACTCCCAAACGGTGGTTGCTGTGGCACGCCCTCTCCACGGTGATTGCGCAGCTATTCGTACGTTCTTCCGAGCGGGCGGAACGCATTTACAACGCCATGCAAGCGCGAGGGTGGAAAACATGA
- a CDS encoding energy-coupling factor ABC transporter ATP-binding protein translates to MNALEVQQLGYRYPDGTQALREVTFTIGEGERVGLVGPNGAGKSTLFLHLNGLLSEFSAKPTTIRVFGKTVAGDNLAQIRAEVGLLFQDPDDQLFCPTVGEDIAFGPRQLGLSEAEVETRVNQALTQTGLDGYAHRAPHHLSHGEKRRVCLAGLLACQPKILVLDEPTSGLDPRGRRELKALLRALPITQLIATHDLELVVELCPRVIVMERGVIVAEGKTRELLSNEELMLAHGLERPHILQHIHPHHHAS, encoded by the coding sequence ATGAACGCATTGGAAGTCCAACAGTTGGGTTATCGCTACCCGGACGGCACGCAGGCCTTGCGCGAGGTGACTTTTACTATTGGAGAGGGCGAGCGCGTGGGCTTGGTGGGGCCGAATGGCGCGGGAAAATCCACGCTGTTTTTGCATTTGAACGGGCTATTGTCCGAATTCTCGGCCAAACCCACGACCATCCGTGTCTTTGGGAAAACGGTGGCGGGCGATAATCTGGCGCAAATCCGGGCGGAGGTTGGATTGCTATTCCAAGACCCGGATGACCAGTTGTTCTGCCCCACGGTGGGCGAGGATATCGCGTTTGGCCCACGCCAGTTGGGTTTATCGGAAGCCGAGGTGGAGACGCGCGTCAACCAAGCGCTGACCCAGACCGGCCTGGATGGCTATGCGCACCGCGCACCGCATCACCTCAGCCATGGGGAGAAGCGCCGGGTGTGTCTGGCGGGTTTGCTGGCGTGCCAGCCCAAAATACTGGTACTGGATGAACCGACCAGCGGCTTGGACCCGCGCGGACGCAGGGAGTTGAAGGCGTTGCTGCGTGCCCTACCTATCACCCAATTGATCGCCACCCATGACCTGGAACTGGTGGTGGAACTTTGCCCAAGGGTGATCGTAATGGAACGCGGCGTCATCGTGGCCGAGGGCAAAACCAGGGAACTGTTGTCCAATGAGGAACTCATGCTGGCGCACGGATTGGAACGCCCGCACATCTTGCAGCATATCCATCCGCACCATCATGCGTCCTAA
- a CDS encoding LemA family protein, protein MNAGAPEMWLPPVIGGVLAIIFLLLALRANKRQRLVDNLPTSKTTGVFIGLVEVKGTAECAEPLISFLAERRCVQYSYSVEEHWSRTVVETYTDDKGNTRTRTRHESGWKSVASGDEMTPFYLKDDYGHLLIQPEGATLEPQSVFSVTCGPEDPLYYAKGPGWAVADSDHRRRFTEQAMELHVPLYILGQARERKDMVAAEIAADKNAPLYLISTRSEKEISRSFGWAFWGWHFLGLLLAVSGVFFQQARGAANGIAPGWLVLAGTLYILTASVGWVWMAYNSLVDLRQRVRQAWSLVEVQLKRRHDLIPNLVTTVTGLRDYENTLQTEVAALRNQLTATAPGVAGPDFSAVGKVMLAVAERYPELKAQPSFLNLQQNLADTETRIALARSYYNEIATQHNVRLEIIPDRFLAGLAKMQPQPLMAANDFERASVVVKFAE, encoded by the coding sequence ATGAATGCAGGCGCTCCAGAAATGTGGCTGCCGCCGGTGATCGGCGGAGTTCTCGCGATTATCTTCCTCCTGCTGGCCTTGCGGGCAAACAAACGGCAGCGGTTGGTGGATAATCTGCCCACGTCCAAAACCACCGGGGTGTTTATCGGGTTGGTCGAGGTGAAGGGAACGGCTGAATGTGCGGAGCCCCTGATTAGCTTCCTGGCGGAGCGGCGTTGCGTGCAGTACAGCTACTCCGTGGAGGAACACTGGTCGCGCACCGTTGTCGAAACTTACACGGATGACAAGGGTAATACCCGCACGCGCACGCGGCACGAGAGCGGGTGGAAGAGTGTGGCGAGCGGCGACGAGATGACGCCGTTCTACCTCAAGGATGATTATGGTCATCTCCTGATTCAACCCGAAGGCGCCACGCTGGAGCCACAATCCGTCTTCTCGGTCACCTGCGGCCCTGAGGACCCACTATATTATGCCAAAGGTCCCGGATGGGCGGTGGCGGACTCGGATCATCGGCGGCGGTTCACCGAGCAGGCCATGGAATTGCACGTGCCTTTGTACATTCTCGGGCAGGCGCGCGAACGCAAGGATATGGTGGCCGCCGAAATCGCCGCCGATAAGAACGCGCCCCTGTACTTGATCTCCACGCGGAGCGAGAAGGAGATCAGCCGTAGTTTTGGTTGGGCCTTTTGGGGCTGGCATTTCCTCGGGCTGCTGTTGGCCGTGAGTGGTGTATTTTTCCAGCAGGCGCGGGGGGCAGCCAACGGAATCGCCCCGGGCTGGCTGGTGCTGGCCGGGACGCTGTATATTCTGACGGCCAGCGTTGGTTGGGTGTGGATGGCGTACAACAGCCTGGTTGATTTGCGGCAACGGGTCCGGCAGGCGTGGTCGCTGGTGGAGGTGCAATTGAAACGTCGGCACGACTTGATCCCCAACCTGGTAACCACCGTCACCGGCCTGCGCGATTACGAAAATACCCTGCAAACCGAAGTTGCCGCCCTGCGCAATCAATTGACCGCCACCGCGCCCGGAGTGGCGGGGCCGGACTTTTCCGCCGTGGGCAAGGTCATGCTGGCCGTGGCGGAGCGCTACCCGGAACTCAAGGCGCAACCGTCGTTCCTCAACTTGCAGCAAAACCTGGCGGATACGGAAACCCGTATTGCGCTGGCGCGCAGTTATTATAATGAAATTGCCACCCAGCATAATGTGCGCCTGGAAATTATCCCGGATCGTTTCCTTGCCGGTTTGGCCAAAATGCAACCCCAGCCGCTGATGGCCGCCAATGATTTCGAGCGTGCGTCGGTGGTGGTTAAATTTGCGGAGTAA
- a CDS encoding peptide chain release factor 3 translates to MSIAQEIQKRRTFAIISHPDAGKTTLTEKLLLYGGAVQLAGSVTARKSQRATTSDWMELERKRGISISSTVLQFDYNGVRINLLDTPGHKDFSEDTYRVLTAVDSVVMVIDSAKGIEAQTRKLFEVCRQRGVPIFTFMNKCDRPMREPLKLLDELEYVLGIGAFPVNWPIGTGFEFQGVYDRRAKEVHLFERTVKGQFRAPVSIGSLADPVIRERLDDVTYAKVMEELEILELAGESFDEESVLAGQTTPVFFGSGINNFGVQLLLDGFLKHSPPPSPRVMAGTPIAPDNPAFSGFIFKIQANMDPRHRDRIAFLRVCSGKFERDMTVIHSRTNKKMRLSSSHKLFGNERETVDEAYPGDIIGLVGHSEFGIGDTLTTDPSIVYKEIPRFTPEAFSYLHNPNTAKYKQFRQGLDQLLQEGVIQVLHLRNAASKVALLAAVGPLQFEVAQYRLESEYGAESRLEAAPWTVVRWLPPILKEEDLDALSLPTGSRLAYDMAQHPVVLFATEWAANYFMETNQKTPLSKLPVELQPE, encoded by the coding sequence GTGAGTATCGCACAAGAAATACAGAAGCGGCGGACCTTCGCCATCATCTCGCATCCGGACGCGGGTAAAACCACGTTGACGGAGAAGCTATTGCTTTATGGTGGCGCGGTGCAGTTGGCGGGGTCGGTCACTGCGCGCAAAAGTCAGCGCGCGACCACCTCCGATTGGATGGAACTGGAACGCAAGCGCGGCATTTCCATCAGCTCCACCGTGTTGCAGTTCGATTATAACGGGGTGCGCATCAATCTGCTCGATACCCCTGGCCACAAGGACTTTTCCGAAGACACGTATCGTGTGCTGACGGCGGTGGATTCGGTGGTGATGGTAATTGATTCAGCCAAGGGCATCGAGGCGCAGACGCGCAAACTGTTTGAAGTGTGCCGGCAGCGCGGGGTGCCGATCTTCACGTTCATGAACAAATGCGACCGCCCCATGCGCGAACCGCTGAAGTTGCTGGATGAGTTGGAGTATGTGCTGGGCATCGGGGCGTTCCCCGTGAATTGGCCCATCGGCACCGGGTTCGAGTTTCAAGGGGTGTATGATCGGCGCGCCAAAGAGGTGCATTTATTCGAACGCACCGTGAAGGGACAGTTCCGTGCGCCGGTATCCATTGGCAGCCTGGCCGATCCGGTGATTCGCGAGCGGTTGGACGATGTGACGTATGCCAAGGTGATGGAGGAGCTGGAGATTTTGGAACTGGCTGGGGAGTCGTTCGATGAGGAATCGGTGCTGGCCGGGCAGACCACGCCGGTCTTCTTCGGCAGCGGCATTAATAATTTCGGCGTGCAGTTGTTGCTGGATGGTTTCCTCAAGCATTCGCCGCCCCCGAGCCCGCGTGTGATGGCGGGCACGCCCATCGCCCCGGATAATCCGGCATTTTCGGGGTTCATCTTCAAGATTCAGGCAAACATGGACCCGCGGCATCGCGACCGCATCGCGTTTTTGCGCGTGTGTTCGGGGAAGTTCGAGCGGGATATGACGGTCATCCATTCGCGCACGAATAAAAAGATGCGCCTGTCCAGTTCGCATAAGTTGTTTGGCAATGAGCGCGAGACGGTGGATGAGGCGTACCCGGGGGACATCATTGGGCTGGTGGGACATTCGGAGTTTGGCATCGGCGATACGCTGACGACCGATCCGTCCATCGTGTATAAGGAAATCCCGCGGTTCACGCCGGAGGCGTTCTCCTATTTGCATAATCCGAACACGGCGAAGTATAAACAGTTTCGGCAGGGGCTGGATCAGTTATTGCAGGAAGGGGTGATCCAAGTGCTGCATTTGCGCAACGCGGCGAGCAAGGTGGCGCTGTTGGCGGCGGTCGGCCCGCTGCAATTTGAGGTGGCGCAATACCGGCTGGAAAGTGAATACGGGGCGGAGTCACGTCTGGAAGCCGCGCCATGGACGGTGGTGCGTTGGCTGCCGCCGATCTTGAAAGAGGAAGACTTGGACGCGCTTTCGCTGCCGACCGGTTCGCGCCTGGCCTATGACATGGCGCAGCATCCCGTGGTATTGTTCGCCACGGAATGGGCGGCGAATTATTTTATGGAAACCAACCAGAAAACCCCGCTATCCAAGTTGCCGGTGGAACTGCAGCCCGAGTGA